A region of the Euwallacea fornicatus isolate EFF26 chromosome 22, ASM4011564v1, whole genome shotgun sequence genome:
GTAGTACTCAAACTctcacttaaaatatttcgaaacttTGACAAAAGACACACAACCAATTCAGACATGGGCACAAAcccaaaactaaaaaatgataattgaaACAAGAAAGTCTGACGGTATCAACAAGTTCTAACCCTAGTTTTAAGAATACTCTCTTGGttttgacaagaaaaagaatgTCTTTGAAGGGCACTTTATAGAAATCCATTGTGGGGAATATGACATCAGTCATCCCCCTAGTGGACTCAATAAGTTCTGTTTTGAGTTCCTCTTTTTCTTCCTTAGAAATAGGGGTGTAATCCAGCTTATTGctttgtaaaaatgtttgtattGCTGAAAATCAAACTTCACTTGTGGGAGAATATATCCTTTTACTGACTTACCTTCAGTGCTCTGTGCAAGAAACTTCAACTTGAACCAATCCAATTCCCGGGCAATAAACCACTTTCTTAAATCTTCACTACGACAATAGGACATTCTCAGAATGAAATGAGACAAATAATCTGCTCTTCGGGCAGCCAAATCGGCCTCCGTATGCCCCCCAAAACCACTCATTACTCGGGCATATTTTTTCAGGCCATGCTTTAGTAAATCCTCCTTGATGCACTGCTTCCACTCCTCAGAAAAGTacttgtgacctttcaatgaGGACTGCTCCATTATTCGGAGTAGCTGCACTCTCTCCATAGCGAGTTCTTCGAATTCTGAGAGGGAAGTTTGGACTGTTGGCCATTCAGAGTACATGGTGAGATCTTGGGAGTAGAAGCTCTTTTCAGTGTCTATTATGGTGATGTGGGCCCTTCGACGTCTCGCGTTTAAATCCATGGTTTTGAAGAATTATTAGTAAagttctaaattatttttaaaaaattattaatagcaGTTTCcctctaaaatatttgaaaataagcgatttttttaggttataataaaaagtctaaatttgacatttatcAGTTGATCGGGTAGGGTCGACTAtgtaaatggaatttttttcaacagaaaaatttttagtgtgGAGAATTTATGGCTGTTATATATGTGTTTGTTCTAAAActgaagttttaaaatatcattaaccacaacaagaaattttactataaaaatgaattaatattttctcctATAACCAATTATCGATATCGGTAGGGTAACTTATCGATattaatattggaaaattctGCTTGCTCTAAGGAAGCATTAGAAAGTCCCCCAATTTATCTGTCAATGTCATTGTTGACCTCAGTTTTTCGCtagaattttcattgaaaagtgtattaactttttaatagagtttttctgatattttgcttgattttgcattaaataatGTCAATTGTAGCGAGTCCCTTATCCGTGGCTGGTCAAAGGACCTCGGGAGCCCCAGTACGCACTCAAAATGGTAAGTTTAGCATGTACTGGAAAATTTAACCTCAAAACGTGACTGTCATGCGGTAGCCCCTTCGTGAACCCCAAGCGGACACCCCAAGAAAACTTCTTATATAAAATCCttgaatttccatgatttCCTTGCATATAAGATATAAATTTAACTTCTCAGTCCCGTACCAATGCTGTAGACTGCTACTGAAGTGTCatgtgttgttttttttagtaatgGCAGCAGCCTCTATTGCCAACATAGTAAAAAGCTCCCTAGGCCCTGTAGGGCTGGATAAAATGTTAGTGGATGATATAGGAGATGTGACTATAACCAATGATGGGGCCACTGTTTTGCAACTTCTTGAGGTAGAACATCCAGCAGCTAAAGTGTTAGTTGAACTAGCTCAGTTGCAAGATGAAGAAGTTGGTGATGGCACTACCTCAGTTGTTATTATTGCTGCTGAACTTTTGAAGGTTT
Encoded here:
- the Prim2 gene encoding DNA primase large subunit → MDLNARRRRAHITIIDTEKSFYSQDLTMYSEWPTVQTSLSEFEELAMERVQLLRIMEQSSLKGHKYFSEEWKQCIKEDLLKHGLKKYARVMSGFGGHTEADLAARRADYLSHFILRMSYCRSEDLRKWFIARELDWFKLKFLAQSTEAIQTFLQSNKLDYTPISKEEKEELKTELIESTRGMTDVIFPTMDFYKVPFKDILFLVKTKRVFLKLGFGFVPMSELVVCLLSKFRNILSESLSTTNHRLPHLADDRITDLLQTLHFSYTGNEYVVSDNKDAVNPADIDQFAKKHFPLCMRNMHETLRANHHLKHHSRLSYGLFLKAIGVQYENFIEFWRQEFTKKMDNEKFNKSYLYNFNHQFGKVGRMMDYLPYSCNKIIMGSVGPGEAHGCPFRHFDSVNLKAKLNEHGVSQEASRDIMGLVKNGHYQMACTKYFETTHGQAPALTISHPNQYYEESMNLVKEKAVKIDNK